A section of the Streptomyces sp. SLBN-118 genome encodes:
- a CDS encoding S8 family peptidase, which produces MTEQALPGQGPGTTGPGPDGAGFTYQGAEPELIVVARAEARLRAGTDRVRSASGADISALNMFLSDEQLALEPLFGNEERTRSALPSPPAGPPGRGTMPDLSLFYRVRGGGDRARELTARLAALPEIETAYVKPGAMPARTAPQGPAVAPLTEEAKRLKEGAPATADYTGRQGYLLPAPEGVDAYWSWQRPGGSGQGVTVVDVEGAWQLGHEDLADKLAGIVVGNPVQDVAWRNHGTAVLGVIGGDRDEKGITGIAPEAVTAAASFQGLGSAAAIHAAAERLSAGDILLVELHRPGPRFDFEERDDQRGYIALEWWPDDCAAIRWASEKGVLVVEAAGNGAESLDDALYERRPDEFPEWWRNPFNPSNQSSGAILVGAGAPPPGTHGRDHGPDRSRLAFSNYGARMDAQGWGREVTTTGGFWDRAGDLQGGAEEIAWYTDTFSGTSSASPVVVGALACLQGILRAAQLAVMGPEQARDVLRRTGSPQQDAPGRPSSQRIGNRPDIKAAVTHLIPASVGSGRAERYWDELVPYPRELPPRMRLFVAGAWRNLNHPAPDIRQAVHAAFAGGRPDVRVWYSDDEVVGLVVAG; this is translated from the coding sequence ATGACCGAGCAGGCACTCCCAGGTCAGGGCCCCGGAACGACGGGCCCTGGACCCGACGGAGCTGGATTCACCTATCAAGGAGCCGAGCCGGAGCTGATCGTCGTCGCCCGGGCCGAGGCCCGGCTGCGCGCCGGCACGGATCGCGTACGGTCGGCCTCCGGGGCCGACATCTCCGCCCTCAACATGTTCCTCAGCGACGAACAGCTCGCCCTGGAGCCGCTGTTCGGCAACGAGGAGCGTACCCGGTCCGCCCTGCCCTCGCCGCCCGCCGGGCCGCCCGGACGGGGCACGATGCCGGACCTCTCGCTGTTCTACCGCGTACGGGGCGGGGGTGACCGCGCCCGCGAGCTGACCGCGCGGCTGGCAGCCCTCCCCGAGATCGAGACGGCGTACGTCAAACCCGGTGCCATGCCCGCGCGGACGGCACCACAGGGCCCGGCGGTGGCGCCCCTCACGGAAGAGGCCAAACGACTCAAGGAGGGTGCGCCCGCGACCGCCGACTACACCGGCCGCCAGGGCTATCTGCTGCCCGCGCCCGAAGGAGTGGACGCGTACTGGTCCTGGCAGCGTCCCGGCGGTTCGGGCCAGGGTGTCACCGTCGTCGACGTCGAGGGCGCCTGGCAGCTGGGCCACGAAGACCTGGCGGACAAGCTGGCGGGCATCGTCGTCGGCAATCCGGTCCAGGACGTCGCCTGGCGCAACCACGGCACGGCGGTCCTCGGCGTCATCGGCGGCGACCGTGACGAGAAGGGCATCACCGGGATCGCACCCGAGGCGGTGACCGCGGCCGCCTCGTTCCAGGGCCTCGGCTCGGCCGCGGCCATCCATGCGGCGGCCGAACGGCTCTCCGCCGGCGACATCCTTCTGGTCGAACTCCACCGGCCGGGACCGCGGTTCGACTTCGAGGAGCGCGACGACCAGCGAGGCTACATCGCGCTGGAGTGGTGGCCGGACGACTGCGCGGCGATCCGCTGGGCGAGCGAGAAGGGCGTCCTGGTCGTCGAGGCGGCGGGCAACGGCGCCGAGAGCCTGGACGACGCGCTGTACGAGCGCCGACCCGACGAATTCCCCGAGTGGTGGCGCAACCCCTTCAACCCGTCCAACCAGTCGTCCGGAGCGATCCTCGTCGGAGCGGGCGCTCCCCCGCCCGGGACGCACGGCCGCGACCACGGTCCCGACCGCTCGCGGCTGGCGTTCTCCAACTACGGGGCGCGAATGGACGCCCAGGGCTGGGGCCGCGAGGTCACCACGACCGGCGGTTTCTGGGACCGGGCGGGTGATCTCCAGGGCGGCGCCGAGGAGATCGCCTGGTACACCGACACCTTCTCGGGTACCTCGTCCGCCTCGCCGGTCGTGGTCGGCGCGCTGGCCTGCCTGCAGGGCATCCTCAGGGCCGCACAACTGGCCGTGATGGGCCCCGAGCAGGCGCGCGACGTCCTGCGCAGGACCGGTTCGCCGCAGCAGGACGCCCCGGGACGGCCCTCCTCGCAGCGGATCGGCAACCGCCCCGACATCAAGGCGGCCGTCACCCACCTGATCCCGGCCTCGGTCGGCTCGGGCCGGGCGGAACGGTACTGGGACGAGCTGGTGCCGTATCCCCGTGAACTTCCGCCGCGCATGAGGCTGTTCGTGGCCGGCGCGTGGCGCAACCTCAACCACCCCGCCCCCGACATCCGCCAGGCGGTCCATGCCGCCTTCGCGGGGGGACGGCCGGACGTTCGCGTCTGGTACTCGGACGACGAGGTGGTGGGCCTGGTCGTCGCCGGATGA